In Oryzias latipes chromosome 19, ASM223467v1, the genomic stretch CCTGAGTCTTGCAGGAAGTTCTTGGGATTCAGTTTTGGTCGTTTTCCTAGAAATGGTCAAAAGCTTGGAAGTGTTCGCTCTCAAAGGTCAGACAGGATCtgcttttttatgtgtgtgagcattgtgttctttaaaactTTCTCCCCCTGCCCCGTCATTATGTAACAACTACTTCCTGTTTTCAAATGATGGTGCCCTCAGCACCATGCAGTGTTTTCTAACAGAGCTGTAGGTCTTTTTGTCGCTTCACCGTGccgttgtgttgtgtgtttgtcttttgttcAGCTGCATTGGCCGTTTATTCCTCACTAACCTTCTGACAAACtatcagtcattttttttcacacacatcTGCAAACTCTGCAGACAcgcctcacaaaaaaaaaaaaagccccaaaacaggaagtgtgtAATACTTCAGCATCCACTGCAGTTCTCTCTTACCGCCTTCTTGTGACTTTAGTGGAAACAAAATGAGCCCATAAGAAGGAGGAAATGGGAGAATGAACTGAAGAGTGCAGGTCCTGTTCATGTCGGTCCCGGCGCGTTGGGTTTTTTGGTATTACTATCCCACAAGTTGTTGATCGAGAGGCTTAGCGCTCCATCCCTGCAGTTTGTAGACGTCAACGGTCGTtgctgactttcttttttcttcttcttctcttctcacCTCCGGTGCCTCCATGCAGTCCTCCAGCTTAAGCTTCAGCAGAGACGCACACGGGAGGAGCTGGTCAGTCAAGGGATCATGCCACGTAAGTCTTCATCGAGACCCATCtcgttttttttgtatgtgtttaACTGTGTGAGCTTCTGTCAGAGTCAATATGGCTGCTTCAGTTTCATTTCTCCAAGCTTGCATGGCACAGAAAAGCCCAGATGATCACGCAGTGTGTGGACGATCATGATGGAAGCTCATTTAAGCTGTCTCTTTTTTATCAGTTTTCATAAACTAATGGCCCCTTAGTCAGGAATAAATGCACATACATGATTCATAGATGTATAAATTGCTATTTGGTGTTtctaaaaatgcagtttagcTTAAGTTGAGAATCGTATTCTTTGGCTGAACTCGTTTGAGCTAATCTGCTTATCGGTATGAGTGTGCAGACTTCATGTGTCACATTTAGATGTGCCACTTAGTTCTATCAGCTAGAGCAGCTTCCTCATCCTCTCtatccacttcctgtttcaaaAGCGCCACACATCACAGTCCGATTACATTTATACCCTCTGTTTTGGCAGAAAAAGACGTTTTCTTCTTCAGACAGAAGCCTAACAAAGTGTAGCAGACTGGAATGACTCATCTTTTCAGTCAACTAGAAAACCgatattcataaatatttccTCCAAGTATTAACTTCACCTAATTTATATAAATCCTGCTACACAAATTCTTGCTTTTGGAaggttttttactgtttttttttttaaaatcaaaatattgtatttttgtacGAAATTATAGGTTCAAACCCAGTTTTCACTGTCGGCAAACCAATATTTAACCCCACAGttttaaatctgctttaaataaacagctcaataataataataaacctttaGAAATCACAGATGTTATTAGTGTTACTAGACCAACgtcttacatttttattccccttttctggatattttttctgaaaacatttccGGTTCATTGGACAGAATGTAGATCAGACACCAGATTCTCCTGGATGCTGATGGAGGAGAGCAGCGTCTGCTGGATGTTCTCCCATCCAAAACCTCTAACGCTCTCTTCATGACCAAAGTTTCACCACGAGATATTCTGCAAGAGTGTTTTCCTTTATGGATGATGAAATCCAAGCAAAGCCGCGGTATAAACGCAGTAAACTAAAATCCTGTCTGTAGTTTAGTATTGCAGTTATTAGTATGTGGATGGTTTTAGCAGGGTCACTACCAAACCATTGAATCTCTTTGAGTTTTGACGTATTAGTTCACAAGTCAATTTCTACTTCAACACGATTAggaataaaacagctttttatttgttctttttttttttttgggttgtaaAAAACAGAGATTCAAACGGAGGAACTGTTATTTTCTACTATAGGAATTTTTTTATAAGAAAGACCAGATGAAGTGTTAGAAATCCTTTTATCAACATTGTTATTCGTTTATTTCCAACaagcaaatgacaaaaatgaagaagagcctcaacaattaaaacaaaaaaataaaatagtcatcttaaaaatttttttattatttctaacAAAATACCGGTAATTATGTTTTtgataattaaaaaagtaatgttCAATTTGGATTGattgataataaataaaagatgaagaggaaggcTTCCGTCTGTCAGAGGGGTAGGTTATCTTTTAACACAAACATCGCCTAAAGTCCCTCGCCTCCTTCAGGCTGCCTCAAAGGTACAGCCAGGAGGAGAGGAGGTGCTCCTGGAGGACACCGGACTTTTTCAGACGGCTGCATGGAGTCAATCAGCCTGCGTCTGCAGCTCGCCGGACGCCAGACTCCCTGGGATCAGCACGTACTGCAGGAATATTGCTGCTCCTCCGTGCAGATTTACAGGGAGGCTTTCACGGAGGAGGCGCAGACTTTAAGAGGAGGCTCTTGAACGTGTGACAGCCGTTTTCACACTCTGAGACAAACTGCAGACTTTGTTTTAACTCGCTGCAGCTTCTATGCACTTTTGAGGAGGATCCAATGTAGATTTGGAATCGATACGAggcagccatcttgaatttCCCCCAAATGTATCCCCGTACCGGCTACAAATGTAAACGTCTCCtagatatttgcatttttttgccaTGAATTTTTCATGGGTAGTTCTGACCAGTGTGGCTTGCTGCTGTGGTGCTTTTTACACCTGAAGGGAGTGTGAGTTTGTGACTTTCCACCCCGCTCttcaaaaacacagataagaTTTCAAAACTGGGTCAATGAATGTACGAGGATTTGGTCTAACCAGAAAAACCAAAcgatcttttttcaaacaaacagcAGGCCTCCACAGCGTCCGTCAGCTCTTTCATTCAGAGCGACTGAGCTTTGGTCATGTTCAGTCTGTTAGTCATCGTCTTGGATATTTCTGGGtttgtgggtaaaaaaaaaaaccttctgctGCCGATTGGGGATGAAATGAAAGCTGTAATTCATGGCAGATTCATGTTGTTGTCTCTCACTTTAAAGTAACTATAACAAACTTAAGTGAGTAAAGAAGTGATGAGTTCTTTTGGAAGGCTTGAATGTTGGGGGTAAGTTTGTTTTAGCTTGCTGGTTAATCACCAGTTCTTTAGAGGTCATAAAAGGTGGACGGTCCCACCGTGATGGAGCTACATCCCTCACATTGGCACATCCCAGGGAGGGATTTCAGCAGCttgtgaccaatcagatgatcGCTCAGTTTCATCACTTCAACTGTCATCCTAATATCCTTCCCTTATTAAAGtggaaaccttttgttttttcaccaaTCGGCTTTTGAGACGGAGCTTTAAGGCGTCTGATCAAAGGGAAGTAAGTTGTATTTTGTGTTTGCAAACGTTGGGTTGAAGTTTCCTCTTAGGTTCTATGCACTACAGTTCTAGTGATCCGTTCTGGTCCAGTGATTCGGCTCAGCTGATGCTTTGTGAATGACATGAAGAAGGAAGCTGGTTTTTAGAGACACTGCATGACTGATGATTGGCTGTTTCACAACACAAGTACACAATGCACAAAACTCGCACACAAAAGTCACAAACATCGAATCGATTCGAGTTCATTTCTATTTCCAATTGGCTAAAAAATGAATtggtcattttaaatgttttatttggttaaaagctgttttataCAAGTAAGACATGAAAGTTCAAGCTTGTATTAACAAATATGATTGATCTCTTCTTAGAGTGTTAAATTAATCGTCTAATTTTGTTTAGTGAGAAACAGAAGCACAACCAACAGAACCTAAAGTGGACTATTTTTAATGATGTGAAACTAAAAGAATAGATGCTGGTGTGACATTTCCAACCCAGAGACAAGTGTGTTGCTGTTTGAGGTTTAGTTTAGTAAACTAGATGAACTTTCGTTGTTTCCACCTTTAGACAGACGTTTTGCTGTACAGATCCAGAGCGATCATCTTCCTCGGACTCGTTCGGTGCTCCTGTCACACGTTTGTCACAGGCCGGTCCGAAAAGAACTCCCACAAAATGTCACAGCACATGGAACGCATGTCAGAGAAGTTTTTGGTGTCTTCACAGCAGAGGTTGTTGGTTGTTGACCTTCTCCAGGTCACGGactggtttaatgtcagaccgTGTTTAGGGACCGGTCTGTACTAAGCTGTACTGCTTTTTGAACTTCTCTGGGTAAAGtctatcttcatcctctgtaaaatatctgttttaaactttatttgttgacTAGATTTCATGTagaaaccattaaaatgtgatctagATTTTCCCTTAACTCATCAATATAAGTAAAAGCTAGAAAATCAGCTTCACCCTCGTCCGATTTTTAAGGGGAGATGGAAAAAACTGTCACTAAAGCGGGTATTTTCTCAGTATAATGAATGTGAATCCAACAGCTTTATTAGAAGCATCTTTGTTAAATTAGACAGCCGGTAAACTTCTGGGTTTTTCTCTGTTacatgcagcttttattttgaagtcaaaggctaTTCGTCTGTCTCTCTCTGGCTCTTTTCTGcgaaaagaaactttccaaatatgtctgtttttttgttaccTTTGCCAGCTTGGGGGTTTCAGTTGTGCGGTCGGTGCAGCCGCTTAAAGATGGATGGAATTTTGACACGTGCACGAGCGACGTGACGTGCATCAAGAATGAGTCTGATGTAGTGAAGAGAGTCCAGgagttttccaaaatgtaacttccttcagaatcacatTAGAAAAgaatctggatttaaaaaaaactctgcagaGCGGTACCATCTGTCCCACAGAGCGGTACCGGCCCACAGCCCGGGGTTGGGGACCACAGAGACATGCTGCTGAAACAacagcagggatttgaaccagcagcCATGTGAACAGGAGACAACTGCACCCACAACACTCTCATCAAAAAATAATTATCATTTTGGACTCCCAGCAGCCTTTCTGCATTTTCAAATGAAGAACATTTCCAGTTCTTTAGTATTTCCTGCTGctgtttcaaagtaaaagcctcTTCAGATTTTCACATATACCTTTTAATGGTGCAGTGGTCTCTGCAGCCGTAAGGACGGTCTTGTTAACGTGTGGTTTGAAGCTTCTCTGACCTTCCTCCCAAAGCCGTCACTTCTGCTTTGAGCCACTCCTCCTCCGTGTTTGTTCGCACATCAGTGTTTGTTAGAAGCAACATCAGGACTGGCGCTGACCTCCTTCTCCCCACCTTCTGTGTCCCTGCAGCCCTGAAGAGCCCTGCAGCTTTCCACGAGCAGCGGAGGAGTCTGGAGCGTGCCAGGGTGAGTGTCGCAGGGGCTCTGACCGCGCAATTTGGAAATTGCAAAAAACGGTGAACAAACCGCTTTTCTTCTCTtatttgtcccttttttttttcctactccGCAGACCGAGGACTACCTGAAAAGGAAGATCCGGAGTCGTCCGGAGCGCTCCGAGCTGGTCAGGATGCACATTCTGGAGGGTGAGTTTCAAACGTTTACGTCGTCAAAGTTCCTCCTTTAAGGGCGGCTTGtccaaaacagatttaaaacgGGTTTTTAGGATGAAATGATACCAAAGGAACGTAGAGCATGTGGCAGGTGTTATCGGTCCAGAGTGTCTACAGATCTGTTTATTAACTGGAGTTACAAATTAAAGTTAAATGGAGGAAGTGGTCAAACAGATCAGAAGCTCAATCTTCGGAAAAGCAACTTCCtagagctgcagaaaaaaattcaaagtcaTTCTCCTTCATGAGTTGAAGAGTTTTATGTCTGTGCAGAAAATGAACTTCCTCCGTGTTCGATTCCCAACAGAGACGTCCGCCGAGCCGTCCCTGCAGGCcaagcagctgcagctgaagcGAGCGCGTCTGGCCGACGACCTCAACGACAAGATCTCCCACAGACCGGGTCCCATCGAGCTGGTCCACAAGAACATCCTGTCCGTCGACTGCCCCCTGCAGCACTCCCTGCTGGGTTCGTACCGACGCTGCAGCGCCGCTTTCAAGCACGCAGACAGGAAGGCCGCCGTGGCAGCAGGCGCTGTTGCACAACTTTCTGCAAGCTTTGCATGCAGGATGCAACACGACTGCATTCCCGCTGAGCGTCCGTCCGCCTGTGGCACTCGTGCTGGTGCATGTCTCATGTTTTCATGGGATTTTTGTGAAGTTACACAACAAGTCCTTTAAGTCCAGCCACGCGGGAGGTTTAAGGTAAACACGCCGTCTACCGCGGCTTGGTGTCCGCTAAAAACAAACCAGAAGTACAAACGCGATGGCTCGGTTTGGACACAGCTTTGTTTTGCAACAGGAGCTGCAGAAGGTTGTTGTCTAACTTCTCTAAAACGAGCTGCTGCCGATTGCTTCACGGCTTTCTTCAGAGCAGAACCTGACGTTTGCTCCTCCCCACAGATTCTCCCAAGGGAGCTGGAGGCGAGAGCTCCTCTCTGGATGAAGACAGCAGCGACGCTCTGTCACCAGACCAGCTGACCAATCACGACTCTCCCCTGAGCGCCGTCACCCAGCTGTCCCCCTCTGATGTGCTCACCCAGAGCAGGGACGCCCCGCCCTCTCAGGTGGGATTCCAGCACCAGCTTTCCATCAGGTCAATTCCATCGACCCACATTTGACTTCTACTCTGTACTCCTCAGTTCTTCGCACAgcccccacctcctcctccacccctGGTGAACGGTTCAGACTCCTCCCCACTCCGTAAAATAACCAATGGGGCGGGGCCGACGCCGGCATCCTCCCGACCCTCGTCTGGACTCAAGGTTTGCCGCTTTTTTCCTCTGAAACGTTTCACCAGAGTCCCGCGTTTTGCCAAACCACCGTTTTCTGGTTATGCCTGCAGAGTCAGGGGAAGATGGGCTCGGACCGGCCCGCGCAGAGACCCAAGAAGTCCAAGGATAGCAAACCCAAGGTCAGCAGAGTTCTGTTTTCGTTTTCACGGGGCGTCTGAACTAGTTCCACTCAAAAGGTCAGCTGTGCGCTTTAACAAACCGTTTCCTGAAGTGAAAAGAGCCAAAAGAAGAAGCGCTCTCTGTGGTTCTGGGTTCTGTTTCTTCCAGAAATACAGAACAGGAGCTTTTCGATGATGTTTTGGCTTAAAGGcgtcaaatgaaaagaaatctgTCCTGAAAAAGGGAAGAAGAGCTTTTTAAAGGAGCCACAGCTTTGTTCAGGAACGTCatcaaacattcattcattttcttctggggtcacggggctgctatcccggccacttgggggtgaaggcagggggacgccctggacaggtcgccagtctgtcgcaggtcATGAAACAAATTCTGACATAAAAtaacaggattttattttttattgattttttttttttggtcaggaTCAAGAGGTTCtgattcctgcttttttttttctctttgaaaagAAGTTTTTCGGTTTAGTTTCCATCTTTTTCATTAAATTCATTCAAACTGTAAAACGCCAAGGAAGAAAAGCGCTATTATTATCATTTagcctttattttttacttaataataataataaggaattttatttatatggcgcctgTCTAGAAACCCAAAGTCGCCTTACAGATAGAAAACAATAGAATACAGttaaaagaaagacacattAGTTAAAAACCACTTGGTTCTTCAAGTTACTTTACAGaagtagaaaatatgttttttttttaaaaggagaaaGGCCAGATCTGTTTGttacatttgttcattttttggcaTGAATAGACCGAGACTCTGGAACCTAAATCTACCCAGTAACAGCAATATTGTTTCATGCTGTAAACATGTGTTTTCCTGCATGAAGGTGAAGAAGCTGAAGTACCACCAGTACATCCCTCCGGACCAGAAGGCGGACAAAGAGCGTCCGCCTCAGATGGACTCTTCCTACGCCAAACTGCTGCACCAGCAGCagctcttcctgcagctgcagatcctctgccagcagcagcagcactacAACTACCACACCATCCTGCCCGCGCCGCCCAAGTGAGTCCCAACCAAACCAGCTTCTCTGCGGGACGCCCGTCGGTGTGGGGTGCCCTGCTGTGCCGCAGCCGTTTCCCGCTCCGGTGAATGTTtcggttgtgtgtttttttttgtggttctcaCCTGCTCCATTTCCTCTCAGGCCACAAAATGAGCTGACTTCCACAACCGGGTCGGGCCCGTCCACGTCCCGCAGCGTCCACACGACGACCTCCGCTCAGAGCTCCACGGCCCGCCAGGCCCAAGCCGCAGTGGGAGGAGCCAAACCGGCCAATCTGCCGGTCAACCTGGACGAGTTCAAGGTCCCGTCCTCTTCCTTTAAGAATTCAGCTGCTTTGACTTCCACCTATGAGAACAAAAAGAggttttctgtttggtttttgttggtTTAGTCTGAAGttctaagtttaaaaaaattctacaaCAAGATTTAAATTTTCCTGTAGAGCTTTTCAGGAACTCGTTTGTCTCCAAGGCCGTTGTTGTTCTTTAACAGACCAAATGAAGCTGATGTGACGCGAGCGCGGCTCTTCATCATCAGTTCTGACGGTTCTGGGTTTGAGTTCTGTTCtggttcctcctcctccaggtcgCAGAGTTAAAGCAGGAGCTGAAGCTGCGCGGTCTGACCGTCTCTGGCACAAAGAACGATCTGATCGAGAGGCTACGCCACTACCAAGAGCAGAACGGCGCCGCCTCCGTCGCTTTGAAGAGCGCCGCCTCGCAGCCCGGTCAGCGGGGCTCCACCCCGCCCACCCCCGATCTGCAGGCGGCCCAGCTGGCCCTGTCCTCTCTGGCCCAGGCGGTTCCAGGCCGGATCATGAGGTTCGGCAGCACCAGCTCCAGCCCCCCGGTGTCCCCCACGCCGTCGGAGCGCTCGCTGGCCGGTCTGAGTCCCGACGAGACGAGCTGTAGCGGAGACATGTTTGGGGAGATGGTGAGCTCTCCCCTCACGCAGCTCACCCTCCACCCGTCTCCTCAGCAGCCGTCTAACGTCTCCTCGCTCGTCGTGGTCAAGGAGGAGGTCCAGAGCTCCTGCAGCCTGGCGGGATCCTCCCCTATGTCTGCGCAGCCCGCAGACTCCGGCACCACTGTGGACTCTGCCTCTTTGGACAAAGACCAGATGCTGCAGGAAAAGGACAAGCAGATCGAAGAGCTGACCAGGATGTTGAGGCAGAAGCAGAGGCTGGTGGAGACGCTGAGGTCCCAGCTGGAGCAGGGCAAGACGGCCGCCGGGGTCGTGGTGAAGAAGGAGGGAAGTGAGAGGAGCACGACCTCTCCATCCTCAGTAAAAGCCTCCGCCATCCAGCCCCCCACGCTTCCTAACGGGATAGTGCTGACACTGAAGAAGGAGGCGGAGCCTGCAGAGGGAATGGAGGGAGTCACCGAGGAGGCCGCGGGCCAGAAGAAGGTGATCCAGCCCATGCAGTGCTCTCAGGAGACTTtgctgaggctgcagcagaTCCAACGGCTGCAGGTCCAGCAggctgagcagcagcagcagcagcagcaggtggtgAAGGTGGTGGAGGTGAGAGGAGGCAGTCAGAAACAGCTACAACAGAAGAAGGAGGCCCAGAgcctcctgcagcagcagcagcagcacctgcAGCGTCTCATCATCCAGCAGACgcagcagaagcagctgcagcagaaccagctcAGGCCAGTGCAGCACAAGGTTCAGCTCAAGCAGGTTCAGGTCCAGATCCGCAACCAGTCCGCCCAGAAGCCAGGTTTGACCCAGGCCCAGCAGAGGAAGCTGCTCAGGGCCCAGCAGAGGCAGAAACAGAGGACAGCCGGCACCACGCAGCAGGTGAGGAGCGCTGCCGAGGAAGCCCTTCCAGCGTCTCTGACACTTTCCCCAGATGAAGACTGTCGCTCTATTCGTTTCTCAGGCGACGCCGCTCATCGTGAACCAACAAACCGGCGCTCCGCTCCACTCCCAGGCCATTTCCTTAGACCTGCTGAAGGCCAACAGCACCCCCACGCTGGTCACCGATGGCAACGGCAACCACTACCTGATCGCTCTCACCAGTCACGGCCCAGACGGGCCGAACGGAGTGTCCTCATTGGCTAAAGCCGGCGGCCGCATCACTCTACAGGTGCGGTCCGTTGGCCTTTCTGTGGACGTCTGTGTGACGCCTAGAAATGTAAAACATCTGGACTTTTATGTCTTATCTCTAGAGATTACAGTCCACCCCAAGTAAACTCCCCAGCACTGACAGCCAATCAAACGAGCAGTCGGAGGCGGAGCCTGTGAGAAGAGCAGAGAAGAAGGTGCAGCTACTAGTTCTGCCACCGGGTGTCGCCACCGTCACCCTGACAAATCCTCATCCAGGACTGTTTTTGTTCGCTCAGGGACTGAAGCCCGGCCTGCACGTCGACACCAACGGCGCCGCACAGCCCAGCACGCCGCTCACGGCTCCACCCACCCTGCAGCCCTTCTTCAACGACCTTTTGGACGCAGACAGCCAAAGCAGCCTGGTGTCCTCTCTCAAGGTACGGCCCCCGGCGTAGCTTCAACGCCGCCGTCACCGCCATCCCGCCGCCATCCTCCTCACATGTTCTAAACTGCTCTCCTTTTTTCTCCTCCCGCTCATCTGTCCATCCTCCACGCTGGCAGAGAGAGGAGGCGTGTCCTCCTTACGACCGGCACACGCTCTTCACCCCTCCCTCCCCTAAGCCCAGCACctcccttcctcctcctcctcctactcCACGCTCCAAAGTACGTCTTTTCCTCCCATCCTGTTGGTTGAaccatcctcctctctcttcCGTTTCCAACTCGGAGGTCCCAAAAAATAAAGGGAGGAGCTTCAGCTCGTGTCCTCTCTCTGGTCctcagcttctcctcctcaAACTGATTTAGATCCGTCTGCTGTAACCTGAGCGCTGCTGTTTTTAAACTCAGGAAAGGAGAACTCCACAAAGTTGTGTGTTCTCCGGCTGAACCAGAGGAAACCAGCAGAACAGTCTGCTGTGCTCACATTTCTCCCTCATCTGAATTCTCActcacatcattttattattatagcTGTCAAATTATTATACATGTAATTCAGATGGACTTTTCTACTTATAAGTAATTATGCACAAATGTATGAAGTATTAttactttaaattatttaaaaaaacactagtttatttataaaaatggtttttgacatGGTTTTGGAAATTTGTACACATTTTAGAGcaaaaaccaccttaaataaattctttttagtcacaaaaacaaatctaagcTTTATATAGGACTCggtgacttaaaaaaaacacgactGGAAAGACTTTTCTACACTAcaattaaaactttattaacaatgaAATCTCCCAAaaagaaaagggagaaaaaatgggcaaaaagAAGCCTGTGTGTCTCCATCACATTCACTGCAGGAAATGATTTTGAactagaaacagaaaa encodes the following:
- the mkl1 gene encoding MKL/myocardin-like protein 1 isoform X7 translates to MPPLKSPAAFHEQRRSLERARTEDYLKRKIRSRPERSELVRMHILEETSAEPSLQAKQLQLKRARLADDLNDKISHRPGPIELVHKNILSVDCPLQHSLLDSPKGAGGESSSLDEDSSDALSPDQLTNHDSPLSAVTQLSPSDVLTQSRDAPPSQFFAQPPPPPPPLVNGSDSSPLRKITNGAGPTPASSRPSSGLKSQGKMGSDRPAQRPKKSKDSKPKVKKLKYHQYIPPDQKADKERPPQMDSSYAKLLHQQQLFLQLQILCQQQQHYNYHTILPAPPKPQNELTSTTGSGPSTSRSVHTTTSAQSSTARQAQAAVGGAKPANLPVNLDEFKVAELKQELKLRGLTVSGTKNDLIERLRHYQEQNGAASVALKSAASQPGQRGSTPPTPDLQAAQLALSSLAQAVPGRIMRFGSTSSSPPVSPTPSERSLAGLSPDETSCSGDMFGEMVSSPLTQLTLHPSPQQPSNVSSLVVVKEEVQSSCSLAGSSPMSAQPADSGTTVDSASLDKDQMLQEKDKQIEELTRMLRQKQRLVETLRSQLEQGKTAAGVVVKKEGSERSTTSPSSVKASAIQPPTLPNGIVLTLKKEAEPAEGMEGVTEEAAGQKKVIQPMQCSQETLLRLQQIQRLQVQQAEQQQQQQQVVKVVEVRGGSQKQLQQKKEAQSLLQQQQQHLQRLIIQQTQQKQLQQNQLRPVQHKVQLKQVQVQIRNQSAQKPGLTQAQQRKLLRAQQRQKQRTAGTTQQATPLIVNQQTGAPLHSQAISLDLLKANSTPTLVTDGNGNHYLIALTSHGPDGPNGVSSLAKAGGRITLQRLQSTPSKLPSTDSQSNEQSEAEPVRRAEKKGLKPGLHVDTNGAAQPSTPLTAPPTLQPFFNDLLDADSQSSLVSSLKREEACPPYDRHTLFTPPSPKPSTSLPPPPPTPRSKENGLNNQQMDDLFDILLKSGGKNSPCRPRHRPELREAPAIHHPHPSFSEIPSFKANPDPTLAPPHSDPPSPSDATSPLHLSSPAPPPSLPSPRPSAGENGSRRLEDFLEGGTGGSLLGLEPDGGLALMDDLHCHMLSAPGMLDHPPSPMDTSDLGFSPHSSGLDFGDPTLDSMDWLDLSMGGSAGGESRAAREGGGAAEERDGGTSLAPLAPHTPQSVFSTDFLDSADLQLHWESCL